From the Drosophila suzukii chromosome 2 unlocalized genomic scaffold, CBGP_Dsuzu_IsoJpt1.0 scf_2c, whole genome shotgun sequence genome, one window contains:
- the LOC139354344 gene encoding putative uncharacterized protein DDB_G0294196, which yields MEKSPEWQAQLRTAEEEEQQLWENPGYPPTLRYAPEPCIPPPEVPEDWASSPPRWLPEIPPTPRYEGSPQWTPARPPTPRFEQPPPEQQLEREQPPPQQQIEREQPPPQQQPERERRQQQQTDPPQQQPGNPTGQHIRTDIPAAHMSHSTRTFVAEGVRWRQQTVVWTWPEGPAEETAATEDPRIWEESGPRVSPLDPRTRGRPEHWAPPTPSIGPTTPRTGPWTPAPTGSATVTAEPDEPLERGRP from the coding sequence ATGGAGAAAtcgccggagtggcaggcccaactgcggacggccgaggaggaggagcagcagctgtgggaaaacccaGGGTACCCACCCACCTTGAGGTATGCGCCCGAGCCCTGCATCCCGCCGCCAGAAGTGCCAGAAGACTGGGCGTCCtcacctccgcggtggctgcccgaaatcccacccacaccgcggtacgagggaTCACCGCAGTGGACGCCAGCACGACCACCCACGCCGAGGTTCGAGCAGCCCCCACCGGAGCAGCAACTCGAacgcgagcagccaccaccgcagcagcagatcgaacgcgagcagccaccaccgcagcagcagcccgAACGCGAGCGacgccagcagcaacagaccGATCCGCCGCAGCAACAGCCAGGGAACCCGACGGGACAacacatccggacggacatacCGGCGGCCCACATGAGCCACAGTacccggacgttcgtggccgaagggGTAAGGTGGCGGCAACAGACGGTCGTCTGGACctggccggagggacccgcAGAGGAGACGGCGGCGACGGAGGACCCCCGAATCTGGGAAGAGagtggtccccgggtgagcccgctggaccCCAGAACCCGCGGCAGACCGGAGCATTGGGCCCCACCCACACCGAGCATCGGACCGACGacgccaaggacagggccatggacgccagcgccaacagggAGCGCGACGGTAACCGCGGAGCCAGATGAGCCGCTGGAGCGAGGACGCCCGTaa